The following are from one region of the Stanieria cyanosphaera PCC 7437 genome:
- a CDS encoding DUF937 domain-containing protein — protein MSLFNQILGAINNPEQEANPNQLASILDTVQKLSGNYNTNPSAIQSAMSIVGSFTRSALQNQRSNGGEGQVQQLINQFAGTQANYQVLQALFNNSQLQNMTQQISNRTGLNPQAIQSLLPILVPLVLNFLKTGNNTTRSQANNSVLDSFLDGDRDGDVDIADAISMASRFLGR, from the coding sequence ATGAGCTTATTTAATCAGATTCTTGGTGCAATCAATAATCCTGAGCAAGAAGCAAATCCCAATCAATTAGCCAGCATTTTAGATACCGTACAAAAACTTAGTGGAAACTATAACACTAATCCTTCGGCGATCCAATCAGCTATGTCTATTGTTGGTAGCTTTACTCGTTCTGCTCTTCAAAATCAACGTAGCAACGGTGGAGAGGGTCAAGTACAACAGCTAATCAATCAATTTGCTGGTACACAAGCTAACTACCAAGTATTACAAGCTTTGTTTAATAATTCACAGTTGCAAAATATGACGCAACAAATTAGTAATAGAACAGGTTTAAATCCTCAAGCCATACAAAGTTTATTACCTATTCTTGTTCCTTTAGTCTTAAATTTCTTGAAAACTGGCAATAATACCACTCGTTCTCAGGCAAATAATTCAGTTCTTGATAGTTTTTTAGATGGAGATAGAGATGGAGATGTCGATATCGCTGATGCGATCTCTATGGCATCTCGTTTTTTAGGTCGCTAA
- the surE gene encoding 5'/3'-nucleotidase SurE translates to MTIILTNDDGIDAPGIRALKQAVSDHYVPCQRQDRSIIVAPKDHYSGCGHQVTTHRPIQIECRSEQEYAVDGTPADCTRIALTKIAPETKWVFSGINAGGNLGIDVYISGTVAAVREAAIHGIPGIAISHWIKRPLIIDWNKASLWTAEVLQELLNRPVPPHSFWNVNLPHLEPNQPKPEIVFCQPSIDPLPLKFRTEGDLHYYEGEYSQRDRTSGTDVDVCFSGNIAVTLITL, encoded by the coding sequence ATGACAATTATCCTCACTAATGATGATGGAATTGATGCACCTGGTATTCGAGCCTTGAAACAAGCTGTCAGCGATCACTACGTGCCTTGCCAAAGGCAAGATCGCTCTATTATTGTTGCTCCAAAAGATCATTATTCTGGTTGCGGACATCAAGTTACTACGCATCGACCAATTCAAATAGAATGTCGTTCAGAACAAGAATATGCTGTCGATGGAACTCCTGCTGATTGTACTAGGATTGCCTTAACTAAAATCGCTCCCGAAACAAAATGGGTGTTTTCTGGAATTAATGCGGGTGGTAATTTAGGGATAGATGTTTATATTTCAGGCACAGTAGCTGCGGTTAGAGAAGCTGCTATACACGGTATTCCTGGGATTGCTATTTCTCATTGGATTAAAAGACCATTAATAATTGATTGGAACAAAGCAAGTTTATGGACTGCTGAGGTTTTACAAGAATTATTGAATCGTCCTGTTCCTCCTCATAGTTTTTGGAATGTTAATTTACCTCATCTCGAACCAAATCAACCTAAACCAGAAATAGTTTTTTGTCAACCAAGTATCGATCCTTTACCACTTAAGTTTAGAACGGAAGGAGATTTACACTATTACGAAGGTGAATATTCCCAACGCGATCGCACTTCGGGAACAGATGTTGATGTTTGTTTTTCGGGAAATATTGCTGTCACTTTGATCACACTCTAA
- a CDS encoding Ycf66 family protein, with protein MLPYVLAIAVGLNSLILFLTAFLLPDLHRQDDFFWSAIGLFYALVLWFCATSMTGGLLLGQVAAVALLTSYNWQIFKLRKAIANPEQQANLDSFSVVNSVKGLFSGKRQVKPQPPIPPVTITEKEPTLPNQTSLTTPSSSAEEIEDTILEETSQSTPQDSEAILSEEPFAVETTSEANSPKLESTTPSPVATKKSGLFSNLFNFGKKQPASKRPTTKNTSSVATTKLDDLLDQEVEAETTTTEVKVTIAETTSTPESETTKIETISIKSSEEGSPTVETEEIIVETTPIDASSKSTSSTQAEIVEIIDTEIEPNNLETTNWDEEDVDSNPNDFVEPITVTEVQESPPTIDSNQTTKSLDKQKDLNIDEFLKEMEQKRENS; from the coding sequence ATGCTGCCATACGTCCTAGCGATCGCAGTTGGCTTAAATAGTTTGATCTTATTTCTGACAGCTTTCTTGTTGCCAGATCTTCACCGCCAAGACGATTTTTTTTGGAGTGCAATCGGCTTATTTTACGCCCTAGTGCTATGGTTTTGTGCCACTAGCATGACAGGTGGATTATTATTAGGACAAGTCGCAGCCGTTGCCCTACTCACTTCCTATAATTGGCAAATTTTTAAATTAAGAAAAGCGATCGCTAATCCCGAACAACAAGCAAATCTTGATAGCTTTTCTGTAGTTAATTCAGTTAAAGGTTTATTTAGTGGTAAACGACAAGTTAAACCCCAACCACCTATCCCACCAGTAACAATTACAGAAAAAGAACCTACACTACCAAACCAAACATCCCTAACAACACCATCAAGTTCGGCAGAAGAAATAGAAGACACAATTCTTGAAGAAACCTCACAATCAACACCCCAAGATAGTGAAGCTATTTTGTCAGAAGAACCTTTTGCCGTAGAAACAACTTCTGAAGCAAATTCTCCCAAACTAGAATCTACTACACCATCACCCGTAGCAACCAAAAAATCAGGATTGTTCAGCAATTTATTCAACTTTGGCAAAAAGCAACCCGCTTCAAAAAGACCAACCACAAAAAATACTAGTTCTGTCGCTACAACTAAACTTGATGATCTTTTAGATCAAGAGGTTGAAGCAGAAACAACTACTACTGAAGTAAAAGTTACAATTGCCGAGACAACTTCTACTCCAGAATCAGAAACAACTAAAATAGAAACAATTTCGATTAAATCCTCTGAAGAAGGTTCACCCACAGTAGAAACAGAAGAAATTATTGTTGAAACTACCCCAATCGATGCATCATCAAAATCAACTTCTTCGACTCAAGCGGAAATAGTTGAGATTATTGATACGGAAATCGAACCAAATAACTTAGAAACCACCAATTGGGATGAAGAGGATGTCGACTCCAATCCAAATGATTTTGTAGAACCAATCACAGTAACTGAAGTTCAAGAATCACCACCGACAATTGATTCTAATCAAACTACCAAGTCTTTAGATAAGCAAAAAGATTTAAATATCGATGAGTTTTTGAAAGAAATGGAGCAAAAAAGAGAAAATTCCTGA